In Wolbachia endosymbiont of Spodoptera picta, a single window of DNA contains:
- the rpsL gene encoding 30S ribosomal protein S12, which produces MPTINQLICKGRSGLTRKKKVPALGKCNPQRRGVCTKVYTTTPRKPNSALRKVARVKISGYGEVTAYIPGEGHNLQEHSVVLIRGGRVKDLPGVRYHIIRGALDLRGVQNRKKARSKYGVKKSG; this is translated from the coding sequence ATGCCTACGATAAATCAATTAATATGTAAAGGTAGATCAGGGTTAACTCGCAAGAAGAAGGTGCCAGCTTTGGGAAAATGCAATCCTCAAAGAAGGGGTGTTTGCACTAAGGTATATACTACAACTCCTAGAAAGCCTAATTCAGCACTACGTAAGGTAGCTAGAGTAAAGATTAGTGGATACGGTGAAGTGACGGCTTATATACCTGGCGAAGGTCATAATTTACAAGAGCATTCCGTTGTTTTAATACGTGGTGGGCGAGTTAAGGATTTGCCGGGTGTACGTTATCACATAATAAGAGGTGCTCTTGATCTGCGTGGTGTGCAAAATCGAAAGAAAGCTCGTTCAAAATATGGTGTAAAGAAATCTGGTTAA
- the rpsG gene encoding 30S ribosomal protein S7: MARRNKAKKRTSPDSRYGSVLLMRFINIIMKCGKKSIAEKIAYSALSLAEKKIGKDALSIFETAVENVTPSIEVRSRRIGGATYQVPVEIRQDRAISLALRWIARATSAARKKSGRTTIYCLQSEILDAYNKCGGAFKMCEEKYKMAEANKAFSHLRF; the protein is encoded by the coding sequence ATGGCACGTCGTAATAAAGCAAAAAAAAGAACAAGCCCTGACTCTCGTTATGGTAGTGTCTTGCTTATGCGTTTTATTAATATAATTATGAAATGTGGTAAAAAATCTATTGCAGAAAAGATTGCTTATAGTGCTTTGTCCTTAGCTGAAAAGAAAATAGGCAAAGATGCCTTATCAATTTTTGAAACAGCAGTAGAAAATGTTACCCCTTCTATAGAAGTACGCTCTCGGCGTATTGGTGGTGCAACTTATCAAGTCCCTGTTGAAATTCGTCAAGATAGAGCAATTTCTTTGGCATTAAGGTGGATTGCTAGAGCAACTTCTGCTGCTCGAAAAAAGAGCGGTAGAACTACTATTTATTGTTTGCAGTCTGAAATATTAGATGCTTATAATAAATGTGGTGGTGCATTTAAGATGTGTGAAGAAAAGTATAAAATGGCTGAAGCTAATAAGGCATTTTCTCATCTTCGTTTTTAA
- the prmC gene encoding peptide chain release factor N(5)-glutamine methyltransferase, with protein MKTISALIKEGSKLLSSHRIESPHLDCEIIMQYVLGVERSFTIMNHTNQVPRNKELLFWKLTKKRAERYPISQIIGNREFWSKNFIVNQHVLDPRPDSETVISTVLKYYQNKKQKIKIADFGTGTGCLLISILSEYEYAIGVGFEKSLEAYKITCQNTKKHNLLNRAKIFPNSWTECRDLFDLIISNPPYIKRSKLKDLQAEVQKEPRIALDGGIDGLSCYLSIFPILKKCLKKDGFAILEIGEDQSNIDKIIPLYGLAFQEYVYDLAGMKRCIVVKQDKEHD; from the coding sequence ATGAAAACAATCAGCGCTTTAATTAAAGAAGGGTCAAAGCTACTATCATCACATAGAATTGAATCACCACATTTGGATTGTGAAATCATCATGCAGTACGTACTTGGAGTAGAAAGATCATTCACAATCATGAATCACACCAATCAGGTACCAAGAAACAAAGAACTTCTATTCTGGAAATTAACAAAAAAAAGAGCAGAAAGATATCCAATATCGCAAATAATAGGTAATCGTGAATTCTGGAGTAAAAATTTTATAGTTAACCAACATGTTCTAGATCCAAGACCAGATAGTGAAACAGTAATTTCAACAGTGTTAAAATATTACCAAAATAAGAAGCAAAAAATAAAAATTGCAGATTTTGGCACAGGCACAGGCTGTTTGTTGATCTCCATACTTAGTGAGTATGAATATGCTATTGGAGTTGGTTTTGAAAAAAGCCTGGAAGCATACAAAATTACCTGCCAGAACACAAAGAAACATAATCTTCTCAACAGAGCTAAAATATTTCCAAATTCGTGGACAGAATGTAGAGATTTATTTGATCTCATAATAAGCAATCCTCCATATATCAAAAGAAGTAAGTTAAAAGATCTGCAAGCTGAAGTACAAAAAGAGCCAAGAATTGCTCTTGATGGTGGTATCGATGGATTGAGCTGTTACCTGAGTATTTTTCCAATATTGAAAAAGTGCCTTAAAAAAGATGGGTTTGCGATACTGGAAATAGGCGAAGATCAAAGCAATATTGACAAAATAATACCCTTATATGGACTGGCTTTTCAGGAATACGTATACGACTTGGCTGGAATGAAAAGATGCATTGTTGTAAAGCAAGATAAAGAACATGACTAG
- a CDS encoding BON domain-containing protein, translating into MRLIASFLLAIFLITQSGCTTLVSGIVVTATAAATAITMQDKSLGNIIDDTTIVIRINKGLLKHGLFSSIKVKVSEGRVLLIGNVDNHEKQLTAEKIAWQQKEIKEVINEIRVTPIKMSSMLDVTVDGMITAEISTRLLGKRNIKSINYSVNTVDRVVYLMGIAQNKAELKAVIAIARKVKGVKQVVSYVRYRHSKLRH; encoded by the coding sequence ATGAGATTAATAGCAAGCTTCTTACTCGCAATTTTTCTGATTACACAGAGTGGCTGTACGACTCTTGTGAGTGGTATAGTGGTAACAGCAACTGCAGCGGCTACAGCAATAACAATGCAAGATAAATCCTTGGGAAACATTATTGATGATACAACTATAGTAATAAGAATCAATAAGGGACTCTTAAAACACGGACTATTCTCATCTATAAAAGTTAAAGTGAGTGAAGGAAGAGTATTACTCATTGGAAATGTTGATAATCATGAAAAGCAACTCACGGCAGAGAAAATAGCTTGGCAGCAAAAAGAGATTAAAGAAGTGATAAATGAAATAAGAGTTACACCAATTAAAATGTCTTCTATGCTAGATGTTACTGTGGATGGTATGATAACAGCAGAGATAAGCACGAGGCTTCTGGGAAAAAGAAATATTAAATCAATTAATTATAGCGTTAATACAGTTGATAGAGTCGTTTATTTGATGGGTATAGCTCAAAATAAGGCGGAATTAAAAGCTGTAATAGCAATTGCAAGAAAAGTAAAAGGAGTAAAGCAAGTTGTAAGCTATGTGAGATATAGACATAGCAAATTGCGTCATTGA